The genomic region GGGGGCGTAATAGAGCTGCATGTTCAGGTCCTCGTGCGGGCTGGATTTACAGATGAGTCTGGATTTACAGATGAGTCTGGGCGTAGTGGCGGTCCGGGGTCTCCAGATGCGGCACCGCGTTGAACAGCACCGGACACAGGTGGCCGCCAATCGGGTGCAAACGGTGCATCGAGGTGTTCATGATGGCCAGCGCCATGCGCGCCGTCGCCTTGGTGTCCAGTCCCAGCGCGTGACGCATGGCAATCGCGATCAACCCGCCGGATGTGACCACCAGCGCCGGGCCGTCGCCTTTGGAAATCTCGGTCAGGGCAGAGCTGACGCGGCTGTTGAAGTCGCCCCAGCTTTCGGGGGGATTGTCGATCTCATCCGCAGCCCAGGCGGCAAAAACCGCTGGCAGGTGTTGCACAAAGCCTTCGCGCTCGGTTGGGATTTCCAAACCGTGCTGTTGCTCCATCAGTTGCGCCAGTGAAAAATATTCCATCTCGTTCAACCGAGGGTCGCGAGTGATATTGTCAGCAGCGCCCATGCCCTGCGCCGTCTCATAATGGCGGATCAGGGTGCCACAATAGACGCGCGGATGATGCGCCGCGCTGTCGCGCAACTGATCCCCCAGCCAAGCCGCCTGTTGGTGGCCAAGTGGGCTCAGCTTATCATAGCTGATTTCGTCCCGGGCGCCAGTATTGGCCTGACCGTGGCGGACTAATGTGA from Parasedimentitalea psychrophila harbors:
- a CDS encoding histidine phosphatase family protein, producing the protein MSHITLVRHGQANTGARDEISYDKLSPLGHQQAAWLGDQLRDSAAHHPRVYCGTLIRHYETAQGMGAADNITRDPRLNEMEYFSLAQLMEQQHGLEIPTEREGFVQHLPAVFAAWAADEIDNPPESWGDFNSRVSSALTEISKGDGPALVVTSGGLIAIAMRHALGLDTKATARMALAIMNTSMHRLHPIGGHLCPVLFNAVPHLETPDRHYAQTHL